Genomic DNA from Candidatus Nitrosopumilus koreensis AR1:
TCCAGTCATCTTTTTAGATTTTGATACGCTTTGTTTGGTTTCAGAAGAATGGATTGCTCTGATTTTTGATGTTTTAGAGTAATGATTAAGAACTGAATTACTATTTTCGTTTGCTCCACTTATACCCAATCCATCACATTTTTGAAGAATCAAAGGCAATTTTTTGGCTTGTTCTTTTGGAATAGGTAGATTTTTTTTAATTTCAAGTGAATCTTGGTAAAAATCTACTCTTCCCAAAATTATTGATCGAATGGGGAGTTTGGATAATGTTTTCTTTAATAAAATCACACCATCTAATCCCCCTTCTCTAAAATCAACAAAAGTGGTAATGCCTTTTCTAATCATAGAGTGGCAAGTATTTTGCATAAAATTTGATAAATTCTCAGGAGGTGTGTTTTTTAGAATTTTTGATTTTGCTCCAAAAACAGGATGTATTTTTTTATCTACAGAACTGTCAAGTGTAACATCCTTTCCAATAGAATCACCTATGTGAGTATGTGCATTAATGAATCCAGGAATAAGTAATAGTCCTTCACAGTCAACAGAATCCTCTTTAGTACTTGGTTTTATGTTAGGTTGGATTCGCTTGAATTCTCCATTTTTGATTTGAATATTTGTTTGTGAAACAAAATCTAATTCTTTTCCTAGTAGTAGGCTAATATTTTTGATTAACATGATAATTCATAAACTTCAGGTTTTTCTTTTCCTGAATCTCGAATTTCACGAATAGTATCTAGTGACTTTGTGGCTAGTTTTACAGCTTCTCTACAAGTACTTGCATTACCAATACCGCAATTCAAAGAAATGTTATCATCATTTTTTATCATATTGATGAAATTTTGGACAGAGTTTTTTGCATCATCACTTGCAACCACCATGAAATTATCACCACCCATAAAAAATGTCAGTGAATTTTTTTCCAAGAAATATTTTGACATTTTTGAATACAATTGAAAAATTATTGAGGATATTTCGTATGGGGAGTTTGTCGTTCTCCTAGAAGTAAGATCATCAACATCTAAATGCATTATAGTAACTTTGGAGGAAGATGTATCATTTACAAAACCAAAAATGTTGTATTGTTTATCTAGAATAATGTTATTTTTCTTGCCTTCATATGCTTTCAGATTTGCATCAAATGGAGATTCAGCAAATCCAATTGAAATGGCCAGATGTATTTCAAATGATTTTTCAAGGGTTTTTTGAATTTGGATGTGATCTTCTAGCCCAAGACCATTTGAAACAACAAAGAATTCATCAAATCTGTTAAGAAATACAAGACAATTTTTTTCAGAAAATAATTTTTGTACTTGTTTGTAAAGAGATGCCTGAAGCATTTGAAGTTCATGTTCTCTATCACTGCCCAGAGTCAAAGTCCATGGTCCATAACCAGTTATTTTTAGAATGCTTAACTGAATCATTTTTGAATCCTTTTTAGTTCAGAGGAGATTTTTACTACAGCTTCCACTGCACGTTCAGCTACAGGTCTTATTCTAGCATGTGCGTGTCTTTCTTGCATGCCAGGACCAGATATTCCTAAAGATACTGGTTTTTTGTGTTTTATAGATAAATCAGTTAATGCTTGAGCAGCTGCATGAGAGATAACCTCATCATGTTTTGTTTGTCCCTTGATAATTGCACCTAAGGTAACTACTGCATCAACATCACTTTTTTGCAACAAAGCATCAACAATGATAGGCATATCATATGCACCAGGTACAGAACAAGTATAAGTTATTTTTAGCTTTAAAGAATTGGCTTTTTCTTGTGCAACTGAAAACATCCTAGATGTCACTTTGTCATTAAATTCCGAAACCACTATAGCAATATTCAAAATTAATGCACCTTAGCGTATTCTAATAGTTCTTTTCCATCAATTAATGGAATTCCATTTTGTTTTCCAAACTTTTCTGCCTTGTCAACAGATAATGCAGTATATGTTTCAGCATCCATCATTTCACAAATTGCAGTTACAGGAGTCAAACCTGCAATCTGTGCAAGATATACGGACATCTCTGTATGTCCTTGACGTGCTGCTAACAAACCTTTTGATGCAATTAACAAAGGAACATGTCCAGGAGTTTTAAATGATGATGCGAACTTTTTTTGTTTGTTCTCAACATTATAGATATTTGCCATTTCTCTTATAGTCAAAGATCTGTCATTATCAGTAATTCCAGTATAAGTCTGATAATGATTTACAGACAATGAAAATGTTGGATGATCACCATAAGGTGCCAGTCCCATGATCATCTCCTTATTTGGAATTGAGGAATCAGATAAAATTTCGTGCATATATTTTAGTTCTAATGAATTTGCAAAGTTGTTATCTATTGCAATACAAAGTAATCCACCAGCATGTTGACGCATTCTAGCAACATGTTCAGGAGTAACAAATTCTGCAGCTACTACCATGTCAATCTCATTTTCCCTTCCTGCAGAATCAAACAAAAGTACAAACTCTCCTCTTTTTAGAGATTGTAATGCAGATTCAAGAGACATAAACAAAAAAATCCTCAAACGGATTATAAAGTTTACTAAAAAATTGGTAATTACCACTAAAGTAGTAGATTATCGTGTTTATTTTAGGATGTATTTCCCAAGAATGTCAGTTTCAATATTAACTTTGTCGCCTACTTTTTTGGTTTGAAAATTTGTAACCTCAATTGTATGAGGAATTAATGATACAGATGCAAGATTTTTTTTAATGTCAACTACAGTCAGGCTTATCCCATCAACTGCAATGGAGCCTTTCTTCACGACATACTTTGCTAATTTTTTAGGTACCTCAAACCAAACTTGAACTTCTTTAGGTTTTTTTAGAATTTTTTTGATAATTCCTACTCCATCAACATGACCTAAAACAAAATGACCTTCTAGTCTATCTCCGGCTTTTAAACTTCGTTCAATGTTTACTATTCCACCAACTTTAAGATTTCCAAGATCAGTTTTCTTTGTTGTCTCTTCAATCATTTCAAATATACAGTTTGATTTTGACAGTTTTGTTGCCGTAAGGCAAACACCATTTAGTGCAACGCTTTGTCCAATTTTAAGTCCTTTTGCATGTTTTCCCAGATTCACAGTCATTTGTATTGCACTTCTATTTTTTGTATTTTTAGAAATTTTTTCTACCTTACCTATTCCCTCAACAATTCCAGTAAACATCAAAACTATCTACAAATTCATGTATAAAATGATTTAGATGATTTTCATGTAAAATTATTTGTCATCTAATTTCTTAAATTCATTTTCACAAACTTGATGGAAAAGAGAACATTTGTTTTCTTTTGCATCTATCTTAATTTTTTCCATATCTTTGTTAAGAATTCCCTGTGCAGCCAAAAATGCATCATCCTTCTTTCCTAATTTTTCAAACAGTTTTGATTTAGCAAGAGGAATTTCCTTGAGGCTAGAGTCAACTGATTGGGCCTTATCATAAAGTTCTATTGCACTTTCATAATCTCTCAAATGGCTATAAGATATAGCTTTATTCATCAAAGCAGTAACATCATTTGGATCTATTTCAAGTGATTTGTTATAACATTCAAGCGCATCTTTGTGTCGATTTAATTCATTCAAAGACAAACCCTTACTATTCAAAGCCCAAGAATCACGGGGATTTAAAGAAAGAATTTGATCACATAATTCTAGAACTTGTTCATATTGATTCAGACTTTCTAATGCATAAATTTTATTTTTTAATGCATAAGTATCTGATTCTTTTATTTCAAGAACTCTATCACAATATTTTATGGCTTCTTGATATCTTTGTAGATAAATCAAGGATAGACAGATATTTTGCAGTGCAACCATGTCATTAGGGATTTTTTCAAGCAGTCCCTTGCAATAATTGTACATCTCCTCATATTTTCCTGCATTAAACATTCTAGTAATGACATTACATGGGTCTAGCAGATTAACCATTTTCTAACAATTAGAATAAAATTTCATCATCTTTAAGATAATCTGAAAAAAGGAAAATTTCTTAGCTATTTTAAGACTTTACGAATGGTTTCGTTTAGGACTTTGGAATAGCTGTAAGAAGTTTGTTCTTGTTGAATTAACTTTGCTTGACGAAGTCGAAGTTTTTTATCGATGTCATCATCAATCATTATTGTTACTCGTTTGGCCATTTATGTTAAATTATGATAATTATAATATAACATTATATGAAATGTCCCAAAAATGGGAATTAGTTGTTTATGTTAGAGATGACATGTTCGATGTTAAAGGGTTTTTGGATTACAGGCACATTCAATTTTTCTAATTTCTCTTCAGTCTGACTACTTGTATCGGCAGTAACTGCAATTATCCGTGCTGTTGGTTCAATTTCTTGAATTTTCTTAATTGCATAAAAACCAGAACCATTAGGCATATTGAGATCAATAAGAGTCACATCAGGTTTTAATTTTTTAAACAATTTAACAGCGGTGATACCATCAAATCCATTTCCTACAACATTAATGCCCTTCTCTTCAAGAAATTCGGAAAACAGTCTAACAGTATCTTCATCATCATCGACAATAATCACAGACTTGCTCATTATATTTATGAAAATGCTATAAGTTCTTTATATCTTACATCTTTAGATATCACACATGGCAGGATTAGACAAATTAATTTCATTATCATTACCATCAATAATTAAGAAAAAAATTGATGTTGACACGCTAAAAAAGATTGAACGAGAATTGTTTTTAGAACATGGCATGTCAATAAAACTTTCAATGGAGCACTTTCAGACATTATTAAAAATTATCAAGAAAAATTCCGAAATAGATGTCAGCAGATTTGAAATGGAATGTCTGGAACAACTATTCCAAATAAAAAAATTAAAAGAAAACTATCATGTTACAATTACCAATTCAAAATTAATTCATTTTATTTTAGACATACTTGGAGACGATGAAACCAGAAAGATGATTTTATACATTTTAAAAAGTGAACATACCATACCTGAAATTATAAAAGAATCTGGAGTTCCCAAAACCTCAGGGTATAGAAAAATAGAGAATCTATTAATCAATGGGTTTTTCATAGAGACAGGAAAAATCCTAAGTGAAAGCAAAAAAATTTCAAAAATTCAATGCGTATTTCAAGAAATTTTAGTTGATGCTAAAAAAGAAAAACTTACAGTCAGTGGAATTGTGCCTAAAAAAATATTTGAGAAAAGCACAACAATGAAATCTATTGTTAAAAACCTAGAATGAATTATTTAACAAGGTCAAGTAGTGCCTTTGCTTGTTTAAAATGAACCTCATCAATCATTTTTCCATCAACAGTAGTAGCACCTTTTCCTTTTTTTGTTGATGCAAGATAGGTTTTGCAAACTTTCTCAGCCCACAAAATTTCACTTTTGTTTGGATGAAACAATTTGTGAGTTACAGAAATATGATCAGGATGAATAATGCTTTTTCCAGAATAGCCCAAACTTTTTCCAACTTTGCAATCTTTTTCTAATCCTTTTGTATCTTTAAGATCTTGCCAGATGGCATCAATTGCAGCAATACCTGCTGCACGTGCATCTACAGGAATTTTTCTTCTAGAGTATTTTGCACCTTCAGATTCTTTAGTATATTCTACTCCAAGATCATTGAGAAGATCAAATACGCCAAAAACTACCGCTGATACTCGTTTACTACAAGAAGCTATTTCGTAGGTGTTTACAACACCTTCTGCAGATTCTATAGAAGGGATTAGTTGCACGGGTTTTAGTTTACGTGTTTTTTCCAACCCTGAAATTATTTTTTCAATTTTTTTGAGTTCTGTTGTGTTGTTGACCTTTGGAATTACAATTCCATCAATTCCTTTTTGAACAATTTCTTTAAGATCTGCAGGAATTTTGCCAGACAGAGGAGAATTTGTACGAACAAAAATTGAAGATTTGTATGATTTTCTAGATTTGAGTGCAGACTTGATTAGCTTTCTTGCAGTTGTTTTTTCAGCATCTGGAACAGAGTCCTCTAAATCAAAACAAACAATATCAGCCTGTAGCGTTTTTGCTTTTTCTAGAAACCTAGAATTATTTCCGGGAACAAAAATGAGACTACGAAAGAGCTGAGTCATTAAATGACTAAGCGCCTTCTGGCTTCATTAAGATTTTGCCAAAGAGTCCCTTACCGGTTAACATCTTTGTGTGAGCCTCAGCTGCTTGCTCAAATGTGTAAGTTGAGTCAATTGCTGCTTTGATTTTTCCTTGACCCATCCAGTAAAGGGCTTGATCAAGTTCGGCTTTGGTTCCTTGTGTTGAACCCAAGATGTTAGTTCCCTTAAAGAAGATGTGTCTCAGGTCAGTGTGTGCATCATAACCTGTTGTTGCACCACATGAAACTAGTGTAGCACCATATTTGAGTAAGGTTAGTTGTTTGTTCCAATGAGTCTCACCAATGTGATCAAATGAAACATCAATTCCTGGGACTTCACCTTTCTTTTTGGCAATTTCTTTGGTAATTGCTCTTACTTCTTTGTGCCAATCATCTTTTCTGTGATCAACCGCATAATCAGCACCAAGTTCTAGACATTTGTCTAATTTGTCTGGGCTTGCAGTTGCAATAACATCACAATTGTATAGTTTTGCAATTTGAATTCCAAAACTTCCTACTCCAGAACCACCACCCATAATAAGTACGGTTTGACCGGGTGTAATCTTGGCTCTACCAACTAGCATATGCCAAGAGGTAAGAATTGTCATTGATGCAGCTGCTGCTTCATCATATGAAACGCCTTCAGGAATTTTTGAAACATTAACTTCTGGTAAGTGGGTTACTTCTTGATAAGCTCCCCAAGTTGGACCAGTTTGGAATCCCCAAATCATTCTGTTAACACAGTCAAATTCTCTTCCATCCGTACATGCTTTACAAACTCTGCATGACATGTTTGAGTGGGAAACTACTCTATCTCCAACTTTGATATTTTTTACATCCTCTCCAACTGCGATGACATCACCTGCAGCATCAGAACCTGAAACATGTGGTAATGGTACAGGTACTGGTTGTCCTCGCATACCCCAAATATCATTATAATTTAGGGCTGCAGATTTTACTTTAAAAACAACTTCATCTGCTTTTGGTTTTGGTTCATCTATATCCTGGACTTTAAGGATCTTAGCATAATCATCATCTGGTGCATATTCATTGTATACAACGGCTTTCATGGATAAAGCAGTACCTTTCCCATAATTATATTTTATCTGAGATCAGACACGATTGAACTTGAAATCTCGTTTTGGTTGTTGTGTAGAAAGCAAAATTTGCTTTAATTGATCGTCTGAGATTTGGCCAGGAATTTTTCCTTGGGTTGCCATTCCTATCAAATATTGCTCCACAAGATCTGCTAATTCTGGCTTTACCATTTTGATATTGTTTAATCTCATTCTTGCTTCGGGCACAAGAATCTGTTTTAGAATTTGTTCTTTTTGTGCAGATTGCTCGTGATCGTTATTATCTTGAGAAAAATCGTTTGAATCAGGAAAACTCATTTTGAATCAAGTGTAAACTTTCAATTGAGGATTTTCAACAATCATTTCTTTTAGAATTTCTGTTGCCAGTCTGTCAAGTTTTTGCATACCATGTTTAGAAACTACACGACCTTTTTTCTCAACTTTTTCCAGATAACCTAATTTTTCTAATCCATGAATGGCATTTCTAATAATTGCGCCGCCAGCATCTTTGTGATGAGCTGCACCATATCCAGATGGTTTGCCACCACCATAATCTTTTCTTAATTCGTTAATTCCAATTGGGCCGTGAAGGTAAATTTTTCTCATAATTGAAGCACATCTTGTATACCACCAATCACGGTTTTGTGGTGGTTTGTCAGCATGAGCTCCAGTTTTTACAAATGGAATCCAAGAAGGTGCTGGAATATCCTCATTTTTTAAAATATCAGCTAGTTTTCCTATCAGCACATCTGCTGGTACGTCATACACCTTTGCCATGAAGACAAAAAATTGAGAATCGTCTTATAAATCATTGAGATATTATTTTACGATAAGTATGCCCACACAAGTAGCAAGATATTCTGATCGACTTGACAGACGCTCTACCTAAACGGATTCTAGAATTCACTCCAGGGGCAATGAATGATTTGCATTTTTTACAAAAAACCATTCTAAGCTCATAAGGCATTCGGATTTTGTGTCTAGTACTAATCCTTCTAGCAAGAAGTGCCTGGCGCTGAGAGAGTTTGGGATTTTCTTTTGCATTACTGATTGCATTTTTTATTAGAATGTGCATTCTCTCCATTGCAAGTTTTCTTACTGCAGGTTTCACAATAATTTCTGAGGTCACACCTAAAAATTACTTGTTATTAGAAAAGATGCAGTCAGCGGGATTCGAACCCGCGTCACAGGGTTGGAAACCCCGAATACTAACCAGGCTATACTATGACTGCAACAGAATGCAAATTTTGAGTCCTACATAAAAATGGTTTTTTCACACTCATACAGCATTCTGGCAACTACAGTGTGTCCTTCAAAGGATTCATCGCCAACCGAATACATTTGAGTGAACTTTTTTTCAATTATATCTGAAAAGTGTCCCTTTTGGAATCCCCCAAATACAAGGCAGGAGTCATTTGAAATATCGGCAGCAATTTTTTCATAAGAGTTCAAGTCGCCTTTGGTAGAAAACCCCAGTACATTTGATGGGTTTATTTCATCTACTAGTTCTGGAAATGTTTTGTCTTTGATTTCAAGTAGGACATTATTATTTGCAATTATCTTTTTTTCTTTATACAATTTTTCAATTAAACCTTCGAATCGATGATATGATTTTGGCACATGCACATTTGATCCAAAAGAAATTACCTTATCATCAACTGTATGAACATAAAATTTGATTTTATTTTTTTGGTAAAGTGGAATTGTTGTAGCTTCAAGTATTGAAAAATGTACAAGGTCTGGCCGTCCTCTTTTCAATTCATTGTCAATTCCTTTCATTGCTGCAAAATGCCATGAATTATCCAATAGAATTTCAGATGGATGTTTTCCCAATTTTCTTGCATGGGAAATTACAGATGGATGGTGTTTTAATTCAGACGGTACAAGCTCTAATGCAGATTCTGCTAGAATTAAAGAAATCATTTTAGTTTATCATTTGAATTTGATTTTTAAATTCATTCCAACTTGGTTTTGGATTGCCGTTCTCATCAAATAATCCTGCATTACAGACGTAATGGTTTAGTCTCTCAATTACATGCTCACTACTTCCAAAACCAGAACCGCCAATCTCAAGTTTGCTTTCTCCAATATCCTGTGCTTCAAATGAGCAAGTTCCTTCTGGCTTGTCATATTGTCTATACCAAGTAAAAAACTCCAACTCTGATTCATTTTCTGTATAAAATTCAAAAGATTTTCCTACAAATTCAGTCTGAGAGTCTTCACTTCCACCAACAAAGTCAGATGTGCTCCAACTAATCTCAAAGATTGCAGCCTTTTTCTCACCTGCCAAATCAAAAATTTGTTCTAAATCTTCTTTTGCTTGTTGTGGAGTTTTTACCATCTCATTTAGGACATCAACAGGAGAGTAAGAAAATGCTACAAAATCACCAACATCTAGATCAGTTACGATATATCTCAAGTTCTTACTCAAAACTTGGTGTAATGCAAATGAATTTCCAATTTTTACATCAGGATGTTTTTCTTTGATTTGGTCATACACTCCTGTGAACAGTTCTTTGTAAGCAGGAATGTTTTGTTCATGATATCGGAATTGAGATTCTGTTTGTCCTGCAAGAATCACTGTATCAATAATGTCATATCGTGATAAAATTGCATCAAGTACGCTAACTACTCTATCTTCTCTAAGAGATTGAATTGGTGGGTTTCCAATCCAACTTGGGAAAGGTCCAAGAGTTTCTCCGTTAATTATTGAAAAGTAAAGTGTAACTTTGAGATCATTTTTTTTGTTAAAGCTCATCAGTGCATCAGAATATTGCCAATCATATTCCCCACGCTCTGGTTCAACTAAATTCCAGAAAAGATAGACGTTGCTTCGTCCAATACCAGATTCAGATGCAGTAGAATAGATCTCATCTAGGTCTTGCAGTGTTACAGATTGAGTTGGAGGATTTATGACTAGTCCAATTTTATCATTAGTTTTTTGAGGAATAACTTCAGTATCTGGAATGCTAAGAACTCCAGCTGCAATTGCTATAACTACAGCTATAACTACGGCTACACCTACAGTCACGCCTAGAATCTTCTTATCCATAAGAACTCAAAAAGAAAAGAAAGTAAAAAAGTTGTGATTCTGTTATTTATCCAGACGTACAACCACTAAATCCGCATTCAATGCAGATACTGCAACCTTCTACAAATACAAGATTGTTTTTGCATGTTGGGCACAGACGATCTTCTGAAACTTCCTCTGATTGAATGGGTTCAGATTTTATTTCTTCATCATGTACCTTTAATGCAAGTGCTGCATTAACTTGGGATTTGATGTAGGGATTTGTTATTTGTTTTGTAACATATTCTGTCACATGTTCACTAGGAGTAACATCAAATATTTTTTGAGCATTCTCACTTGTCATGTGAAGAACTTGTTTGTGTCTAGAGCCATCACGGTAAACTGTAATTCCCTTGAGTCCAATTTCATGGGCTAACAGATATGCTGACTTTACATCTTCTGCAGTTACATCATATGGCATGTTGATTGTTTTTGCAATTGCATTTCCAATCCAGTCTTGCCATACACCTTGAGCCATAAGGTGATCAGACCAGTGAATATCCATTGCAGTGACAAAGACATCTTGCATCCATTGAGGAATTTCTTCGATCCCTTTCAATGAACCATAGTTGTCTGCAATCTTTGCAAGAATT
This window encodes:
- a CDS encoding amidohydrolase family protein, translating into MLIKNISLLLGKELDFVSQTNIQIKNGEFKRIQPNIKPSTKEDSVDCEGLLLIPGFINAHTHIGDSIGKDVTLDSSVDKKIHPVFGAKSKILKNTPPENLSNFMQNTCHSMIRKGITTFVDFREGGLDGVILLKKTLSKLPIRSIILGRVDFYQDSLEIKKNLPIPKEQAKKLPLILQKCDGLGISGANENSNSVLNHYSKTSKIRAIHSSETKQSVSKSKKMTGKSETIRALSLKPHFLVHMTYASKSDLRAAAKKIRGIVICPRANASLAEGIPDITLMQKAGCTLALGTDNVMINSPDMFREMDYLWKVTMGIHKKRVNPKEILKMSTVNGGKILKKNIGIIETGKIADCIFLDKHALDLEPIHDPYASIVHRASESAIKAVMIGGKIVHGKL
- a CDS encoding GTP cyclohydrolase IIa, with amino-acid sequence MIQLSILKITGYGPWTLTLGSDREHELQMLQASLYKQVQKLFSEKNCLVFLNRFDEFFVVSNGLGLEDHIQIQKTLEKSFEIHLAISIGFAESPFDANLKAYEGKKNNIILDKQYNIFGFVNDTSSSKVTIMHLDVDDLTSRRTTNSPYEISSIIFQLYSKMSKYFLEKNSLTFFMGGDNFMVVASDDAKNSVQNFINMIKNDDNISLNCGIGNASTCREAVKLATKSLDTIREIRDSGKEKPEVYELSC
- the ribH gene encoding 6,7-dimethyl-8-ribityllumazine synthase, translated to MNIAIVVSEFNDKVTSRMFSVAQEKANSLKLKITYTCSVPGAYDMPIIVDALLQKSDVDAVVTLGAIIKGQTKHDEVISHAAAQALTDLSIKHKKPVSLGISGPGMQERHAHARIRPVAERAVEAVVKISSELKRIQK
- the ribB gene encoding 3,4-dihydroxy-2-butanone-4-phosphate synthase, which codes for MSLESALQSLKRGEFVLLFDSAGRENEIDMVVAAEFVTPEHVARMRQHAGGLLCIAIDNNFANSLELKYMHEILSDSSIPNKEMIMGLAPYGDHPTFSLSVNHYQTYTGITDNDRSLTIREMANIYNVENKQKKFASSFKTPGHVPLLIASKGLLAARQGHTEMSVYLAQIAGLTPVTAICEMMDAETYTALSVDKAEKFGKQNGIPLIDGKELLEYAKVH
- a CDS encoding riboflavin synthase, which codes for MFTGIVEGIGKVEKISKNTKNRSAIQMTVNLGKHAKGLKIGQSVALNGVCLTATKLSKSNCIFEMIEETTKKTDLGNLKVGGIVNIERSLKAGDRLEGHFVLGHVDGVGIIKKILKKPKEVQVWFEVPKKLAKYVVKKGSIAVDGISLTVVDIKKNLASVSLIPHTIEVTNFQTKKVGDKVNIETDILGKYILK
- a CDS encoding tetratricopeptide repeat protein, whose product is MVNLLDPCNVITRMFNAGKYEEMYNYCKGLLEKIPNDMVALQNICLSLIYLQRYQEAIKYCDRVLEIKESDTYALKNKIYALESLNQYEQVLELCDQILSLNPRDSWALNSKGLSLNELNRHKDALECYNKSLEIDPNDVTALMNKAISYSHLRDYESAIELYDKAQSVDSSLKEIPLAKSKLFEKLGKKDDAFLAAQGILNKDMEKIKIDAKENKCSLFHQVCENEFKKLDDK
- a CDS encoding response regulator, with the translated sequence MSKSVIIVDDDEDTVRLFSEFLEEKGINVVGNGFDGITAVKLFKKLKPDVTLIDLNMPNGSGFYAIKKIQEIEPTARIIAVTADTSSQTEEKLEKLNVPVIQKPFNIEHVISNINN
- a CDS encoding HpcH/HpaI aldolase/citrate lyase family protein, with protein sequence MTQLFRSLIFVPGNNSRFLEKAKTLQADIVCFDLEDSVPDAEKTTARKLIKSALKSRKSYKSSIFVRTNSPLSGKIPADLKEIVQKGIDGIVIPKVNNTTELKKIEKIISGLEKTRKLKPVQLIPSIESAEGVVNTYEIASCSKRVSAVVFGVFDLLNDLGVEYTKESEGAKYSRRKIPVDARAAGIAAIDAIWQDLKDTKGLEKDCKVGKSLGYSGKSIIHPDHISVTHKLFHPNKSEILWAEKVCKTYLASTKKGKGATTVDGKMIDEVHFKQAKALLDLVK
- a CDS encoding zinc-binding dehydrogenase, translating into MKAVVYNEYAPDDDYAKILKVQDIDEPKPKADEVVFKVKSAALNYNDIWGMRGQPVPVPLPHVSGSDAAGDVIAVGEDVKNIKVGDRVVSHSNMSCRVCKACTDGREFDCVNRMIWGFQTGPTWGAYQEVTHLPEVNVSKIPEGVSYDEAAAASMTILTSWHMLVGRAKITPGQTVLIMGGGSGVGSFGIQIAKLYNCDVIATASPDKLDKCLELGADYAVDHRKDDWHKEVRAITKEIAKKKGEVPGIDVSFDHIGETHWNKQLTLLKYGATLVSCGATTGYDAHTDLRHIFFKGTNILGSTQGTKAELDQALYWMGQGKIKAAIDSTYTFEQAAEAHTKMLTGKGLFGKILMKPEGA
- a CDS encoding DNA-binding protein, translated to MSFPDSNDFSQDNNDHEQSAQKEQILKQILVPEARMRLNNIKMVKPELADLVEQYLIGMATQGKIPGQISDDQLKQILLSTQQPKRDFKFNRV
- a CDS encoding 30S ribosomal protein S19e encodes the protein MAKVYDVPADVLIGKLADILKNEDIPAPSWIPFVKTGAHADKPPQNRDWWYTRCASIMRKIYLHGPIGINELRKDYGGGKPSGYGAAHHKDAGGAIIRNAIHGLEKLGYLEKVEKKGRVVSKHGMQKLDRLATEILKEMIVENPQLKVYT
- a CDS encoding ribonuclease P protein component 4 yields the protein MHILIKNAISNAKENPKLSQRQALLARRISTRHKIRMPYELRMVFCKKCKSFIAPGVNSRIRLGRASVKSIRISCYLCGHTYRKIISQ
- a CDS encoding ribosome biogenesis protein, which gives rise to MISLILAESALELVPSELKHHPSVISHARKLGKHPSEILLDNSWHFAAMKGIDNELKRGRPDLVHFSILEATTIPLYQKNKIKFYVHTVDDKVISFGSNVHVPKSYHRFEGLIEKLYKEKKIIANNNVLLEIKDKTFPELVDEINPSNVLGFSTKGDLNSYEKIAADISNDSCLVFGGFQKGHFSDIIEKKFTQMYSVGDESFEGHTVVARMLYECEKTIFM
- a CDS encoding beta-galactosidase, with protein sequence MDKKILGVTVGVAVVIAVVIAIAAGVLSIPDTEVIPQKTNDKIGLVINPPTQSVTLQDLDEIYSTASESGIGRSNVYLFWNLVEPERGEYDWQYSDALMSFNKKNDLKVTLYFSIINGETLGPFPSWIGNPPIQSLREDRVVSVLDAILSRYDIIDTVILAGQTESQFRYHEQNIPAYKELFTGVYDQIKEKHPDVKIGNSFALHQVLSKNLRYIVTDLDVGDFVAFSYSPVDVLNEMVKTPQQAKEDLEQIFDLAGEKKAAIFEISWSTSDFVGGSEDSQTEFVGKSFEFYTENESELEFFTWYRQYDKPEGTCSFEAQDIGESKLEIGGSGFGSSEHVIERLNHYVCNAGLFDENGNPKPSWNEFKNQIQMIN